CTGAACTGGGACTCACTCAATTGGGATAGTCTCAACTGGGACTCGTTGAACTGGGATAGTATTTACTGGGGCAACTAGGAACTTGCGCCGTTACATTGTAAAGTGGCAAGGTAGACACCCTGGGTCTGCCTTGCCACGTATTTCACTCAGAGGCGAACAATGACCAAGCGCGCTTGGGTATACGTAATTGGATGGATACTTGCAGGCGGGATTCTGAGTGTGTGGGCATTCCAAGCATCTGCCCAATCCGCTCTGCCAGTACCCACATTTTTTGCGTTTCTGTTGCTTGCCACGCTAGCCCAGTTCCTCAAAGTGCCTGCCCCCAATCATCAGTTGTACTATCTCAATACAATTTTTTTGTTTGCCAGCGCCCTGTTACTGTCCCCTATTGGATTTGTAAGTATTGTCGTTCTCTCCCTCTCAATCCAATGGTTAAAAGAACGACTCACTGGCAGTCCGCACCTGCGCAAATGGTACCTCCAGCCCTTCAACATGTCCACTCATATTATTTGTGGCTTGGTATCCTCGCGCCTAGTCCTCGCGCTAATTTCCATCGATGCACCCATCTTATCAAGTACGAGTGTGATCGCCGCATTGGTGGGCGCGCTGATCTATACCCTGATCAACCATTTAGCGATTGGATCCGCTCTCGTGTTGGCGCGCGGTGTAAGCTGGCGCGAGTCCGGGATTTTGGAAATTGAAAATCTCTTGATGGATTATGTCGGGTTGTGCATGGGCTATATGCTCTTCGTCATCTGGAAAATCGACGCGGGGCTAATGGCGCCCACCCTTGCGCCACTGATTCTAGTTTATCGTGCCCTGTCTATCCCAGGTTTGAAGAAAGAAGCCCAAACCGACGGCAAAACCGGTTTGTTGAATGCTCTTTATTTTAACAAGTTATTCATCGCCGAGATTGATCGCGCGGAGAATTTGGAGCATCCGCTTTCCGTCATTATGGCTGATCTTGATCTCTTGCGTAACATCAACAATTCTTACGGTCATCTGGCGGGCGATGCGGTCTTGGCAGGCGTTGCCAAAATCATCCGCGAGCAGAGTCGCAAATATGATCTCACGGGGCGATTCGGTGGCGAAGAGTTTTGCATTGCCTTGCCCGAGACATCTCTGGAAGAAGCCACCGCGATTGCCGAACGAATTCGAAAAACAATCGAATCCACTGCATTCAGACTCAATGAAAACGCTCCTCCGATCAACGTCACGATGAGTTTCGGCATTGCGTGTTTCCCTCAAGATGCCAACACAGCGAATGAGTTGATTCATCAGGCAGACGTAGCGGTCTATCAAGCCAAACTTCAGGGACGCAATTGCGTTGTACGTTCCGCCAATGTTCCACACTCCGTCAAGTTGGAAATGCCGGGGGTAGAGAATCGTCTTGAAACAGGTAACAACTCTATCTACATTCCAAAACCAACTCCAATCCAGGTTGCGCGGCGGATCACTGCTTCCAAGCCAGTGGGAAACGGGACCAAAACGGTTCCGGCAAAAGGACGATCGGTATCGTGGCTTGGATACCTCGTGGGAGGCGTAGTTGGGGTTGCGGTGCTCGTGAGTATCGGCGGCATGTATATCCAGCCACGACCAGACCCAATGATCGTTTTCCTTTTGATGATCATGGCTGGAATTACGCAACTACCCCAGTTAAAAAATTTGACTGGTGATTCATCTATATCCGTTTCGGTAGGAATTAACTTTGCGGCGGCGGTCATACTTGGAATCCCCGGGGTCATCTTCACGAGTGCAACGATTGCCGTTGCTCATCGAGTCTTTCGGTGGAATGTGAAAAAGGGGTTATGGCCGGTCATCTACAAAACAGCATATAACTGGGCAATTCATGTTCTTGCCGCGCTGGCTCCCGCAGTGGCTAGTACGCTGTTGCCTAGTCGCTTTGAGATCAGCGGTTTGATCATTTCGCTTGGGATGATGGTTCTCGCTGCGATTATCTACTTTGGTGTAGAGACCGGTCTACTTGTCGCCGCAATCAGTGTTGAGAAATCAACGCCAGCTCTGCCCATCTGGAAAGAAGAATGCGCTTGGTTGGCGCCACAATATGTCGTTTTATGCTTGATCGGTTTCTTTCTCGGGGTCGCGTACGATTTTCAAGGGAATGTTGGTATTCTCGTTTTTACGATTCCGGTGCTGATGATGTACTATTCGCAGAAGGAATATATTGATCGAACAGAAAAGGGTGCTCTGGAACTAAGGCGCATGAATCAGGAACTTTCGGGCGCCAATTCCAGAGTCCTGCAAGCCAATGTCGCCATCCGTGAGATGAATGAAGAGTTGTTGGTCGCTTTTGCAAAAATGATCGATGCGCGTGATCCCTATGTTTCTGGTCATTCAGCCCAGGTGGCAGAATATGCAACAGCACTCGCTAATGAATTGGGATTTGACGAGGAACACATCGCGCGCGTCCGGCAAGCCGCGATTTTTCACGATATTGGAAAAATTGGTATCTCAGAAAAGATCCTTCACAAACCAGCTCGGCTGGATGGACCAGAGTATGAGTATATTAAGAAACATGTTGTCATCGGCGCGCAATTCTTGGAGACGTGCAAAGGGTTACGCTATTTAGTTCCCGTGATCAAGGCTCATCATGAATGGTGGGATGGCAATGGTTATCCCGATCACCTCGTCGGGGAACAGATTCCTCTGGATGGTCGGATTCTGGCGGTGTGTGATGCCGTGGAAGCGATGGCTTCGGATCGCCCGTATCATCGTGCCTTGCCACTTGAAACGATTATCGCTGAGATCGAGCGTTGTGCGGGTACCCAATTTGACCCTCAAGTCGTAGATGCATTTATTCGGGTTGCTAGACATGAAGGCGGAAAACTGGTTGTGAATTCAGCGCGTACCGTCTCGGCAAGGGCGGATGTGCTAGCGGTGCCAGCCATTCTTGAAAACTATTGGCAAGTCGCTCCGTAGGCGTGAACGGATATATCGCCGCTGACTCTCCTCTCGTTCACTCTTCGTCTTGCCGTTGGTAAGTACTTGTACGTACGCCGATTTTAGGACAATTACGCTTGGCAAAGGGCGTTTTTGGCAGTAATGTAATTCTCAAGATAGGAATGCTTTCTGGTTTGAATGACAATATCTTCGCCAATTTATTCTTTCATCCGCGAATCTCGCGAATCTTCGCTAATTTTGTTTTTTATTCGCGTGATTCGCGTGATTCGCGGATCAATTTATGATTTTGGCGAAGGTGTTGAATGAGATCGCCAATTACATTGAGGAAAATGCAACATGAAACCCACTCTACGATTCACGATCAACTGGGGTAAACGACGCGGATTGGTGCGATCAGCATTGCTTCTCGTCGCGTTGCTTTGCCTTGCTACGACGGGAGCGACCGGCATTCCTCTGATCTCGGCGCCAACAAACGCGACGGCAGTCCCAGTCAATGTTCAACCCATTTTGACGAAATATGCATCCGAGAATCCTGATTCGCTTGTAAGTGTGATCGTACAGAAAACTGGTGCAGACACGCGTGCCGAGGAGCTAGTCACGCGCTTGGGCGGACGCGTGACGACGGACCTATCCATCATCAACGGGTTTGCGGCAGAGTTGCAAGCCAAGGATGTGGCACGACTCGCGCATGTGGAGGGTGTTCGTCAAATAAGTCTGGATGCAGTGATGACCTCCACGACTTGCACCCAGTGCATTGACACAGCCACTCTGGCAAATGCGTACATTCGCGCCATTGGGGCTGATAAAGTTTGGAACAAATCCCCCTACCTGCAAGGACAAGGCATCGGTGTCGCGGTGGTGGATAGCGGCATCAACCCCAATGGCGATCTCTACACAGTCCTGGGTAAAAATCGGCAGATAGCGAACGTGCGTTTCAACACTGACTATAACCAGAACACATCGGATGGCTATGGTCATGGGACGCATGTCTCCAGTATCGTGGGTGGCGATGGAAGCGAGTCGGGCGGCAAGTACATTGGCGTAGCACCGATGGTCAACATCATCAACGTCAAGGTCAGCAACGACAACGGCAGCGCAATGACGAAGAACGTTGTCCAAGGTCTGCAGTGGGTGCTCGCGAATAAAGCAAAATACAATATTCGCGTCGTCAACTTGTCGCTGAATAGTTCTGTTGCTGAGTCGTACCACACCAGCCCGCTTGCAGCGGCAGTCGAGATTCTGTGGTTCAACAAGATTGTCGTGGTGGCATCCGCCGGGAACCAGGGCAAGGGCGCGATTTATCCCCCGGCGAACGATCCGTTTGTCATCACGGTTGGGGCAACGGACGATAAAGGCACCAACAGTATCTCGGATGATGTTGTAACATCGTTTTCGGCTTATGGGACAACCGGCGATGGAGTTGTCAAACCTGACCTGGTTGCTCCCGGCGCAAATATCGTTGCGCGTCTGGTCAACAGCAACATGGGCTTGGCAAAAGCACACCCCGCGAACAAAGTCGCCAATGGGGTGTATTTCCGTATGTCAGGCACCTCGATGTCTGCGCCAATCGTCAGTGGCGCAATCGCGCTGTTGCTCCAAGACGAGCCAAATCTGACGCCTGATCAAGTCAAGTATCGCTTGAAGGCAACGGCGAACAACAAGTGGGCGGGCTATAACGCGACCAAAGCTGGCGCGGGCTATCTGGATATTGACGCGGCGGTCAATGGCACGTCAACCCAATCCGCAAACAGCGGCATCACCATCAGTCGCTTTTTGTTCACCGGCACGAACAAGACCTGGGGCAGTGCGAACTGGGACAGCGCCAACTGGGATTCGGCAAATTGGGACAGCGCGAATTGGGATAGCGCCAGCTGGGATTCCGCAAACTGGGATAGCGACTATTGGGGACCATAGAGGGACTAACACACTCTAAGTAGGAAACTATGTTGAATGTACTCGCCGAAGGATTGGTGATCGCAGGCGCGTGCATCTTGCTCGGCGCGATGATCCCAGTTCGTCAATTGGTCGCGCAGCTTCCCTCGGGACAAGTACGACGCAGATGGTACACCTTGACGGCGTTGATTCTAGTCTTCATCGCCGGTTACGTTGGTTACATCGCAGTGTTCTGGGAACTTGCCACAACCTGGCTCGACCTCATTGTGCCGGGGGTATTCTTCCTGGGCGCGGGTTTTGTCTGGCTCGTGTCAACTCTTTCGCTCCAAACGGCGATGGATGTCCGTCGCGTCGCTTTACTCGAACATGAGAATATTACTGATCCGTTAACCGGAATTTACAACCGCCGCTATTTGGATCGTCGGCTCAACGAGGAATTTGCGCGAGCCAGGCGCTATGCGAGTCCGCTATCAGTGCTACTGCTAGATATCGATCGGTTCAAGCATGTCAACGATACCTATGGACATCCGGTGGGCGACCTGGTCTTGAACTACTTGGGCAAATTGCTCTTGCATGCGATTCGCGAGTCGGACATTCTGGCGCGTTACGGCGGCGAAGAGTTTCTGCTCATCGCTGCGAACACAACCGCTTCCACCGCCATTGCGTTAGCCGAGCGCCTCCGCCAGCATGTGGAGACTCACGCGCTTGTGTTGACTAGCGAACCCAGCCAACGACAAGAGATTCGCATTTCCGTTAGCATTGGAGTAGCCAGTCTTAGCCACCAAGTTTTCGATAGTACAGAGTTATTAGTGAATGCCGATCAAGCTCTTTATTGCGCCAAACAAGCAGGTCGTAATCGCGTCTCTCTTTACCATGCAGACGCGCTCGTTACCGTATCCTATGAATCAACCGCTTGATCTTTGTACGGTGTGAATGGAACGCAACGGAAACAAGTGTTTCGTTGCAAGTGGAGGAAGCAAAATGAGAACCACTCGCAGATTCACGATTAACTGGGGTAAGAGCACACGCATCCTTGTTTTGTTCATGCTGATGGCAGTCGCATCGTTCACGGTCAGTACTCCGCACACTGCCGCGCTATCGCGCCTCCAGCCGATTCTCGCGCGATATGCGGCGGAGAGTCCGGACATGCAAATCGGCATCATCGTTCAAAAGTCAACCCAGGATGCCAAGGTTGAACCCATCGTAACCCGGCTCGGCGGGACGGTGAGCCAAGACCTGTCGCTCATCAAAGGTTTTTCGGCGCAACTGAAAGCCAAGGATGTGCTCGAACTGGCAAAAGCCGATGGCATTCGCTGGATTTCGTTCGATGCGCCGATGCGCGCGTCCGGCGGACCGACCAAAACCAAGTTCACAACCTGGGCGACCAAAATCGGCGCGGCGGTCCGCAACGGCTTTACGAATTCCGCAAATATCTTGTCGCCGGTTGGCATTAACAAGACCTACGGTTCGGGCGCAAACGTCAAGGGTTCGTTCGGCGGGTTCATGCCAGAATACACACCCGGCGTTGTCATCACCAAGGTCGAGGTTGTTTTCCGCGTCTATGTGTCCGCCGCGTTGGCTTCCGCAGAGACCCCCAAGATCACTCCGTATGTGGCAGGTGTCGCTGGGAGTACAGTCACTGTACCTGCCACCTTGTTCAGTCAACATATCGGAGTAAACGCGGTCGGCACCAAGTACGTTGACATTACGAGCACACGAGCATGGAAGTGGTCGGATTTCGCGGCGGCAAAGAATACCGAAATCCTGATTGATCAGAGTTCGGTTGCCAAAAGCCACACCATCTATTACGATGCCGTCGGACTACGCCTCACAACCAATGCTGGCACGACCGATACGACCTCGCCGCTGACGATGACCGCGAGCGCGGATGGCGGAACGGTGGATACGGGTGTCTTGTCGAATGTCTATAACCAAGCGGTGCGCGCAACAAATGTCTGGAATGAAGCGCCGTACTACAAAGGCGCAAACGTAACCGTTGCGGTGATTGACAGTGGAAATTTCAAAACGAACGCGATCGGCTCGCGTCTGATTGGCGAAATAAATTTCAACGCCACCGAGCACACCGCCAATGATCAATACGGTCACGGCACGTTCGTCACGGGCTTGGTCGCCGATGATGGCGTGGTGTCCGGCGGCAAGTACATGGGCATTGCGCCCAAAGTGAACATCATGGGTTTGCGCGTCAGCGATGACAATGGTATGGCGCTCGAATCCGATGTAGTCAATGCCCTCCAATGGGTGTATAATAACAAGGCAACTTACAACATCAAAGTAGTAAACCTGTCCATGAATTCGAGTGTCTGGCAGTCGTACAATACGAGCGCGCTGGATGCCGCATGTGAAATCCTCTGGTTCAACAAAATTGTCGTCGTTGTATCGGCGGGAAATAATGGCACGTCAACGCTGTATCCGCCGGCGAATGACCCATTCGTGATTACGGTTGGTTCGGTTGACGACAAGGCGACGGTTGTACTCACCGACGATGCGATTGCCACTTTCTCCGCCTACGGCACGGATGAAGCCGGCAATGTCAAGCCCGACTTGGTTGCGCCTGGCAAGAACCTGATCGCTTATTTGCCCGACAACGGTTCATTGGCGATAGCGGCGCTACATCCGGAAAACCGGGTAGATAACTATTACTTTCGCATGTCCGGTACTTCGACCTCAACCCCATTGGTCAGCGGCGCCGTCGCGTTGATGCTCGAAGCAAACCCAGGTTTGACGCCCGATCAAGTCAAGTACCGTCTGAAAGCAACGGCGAACAAGACGTGGGCAGGTTACATCGCCACAAAAGCCGGGGCAGGTTATCTGGATGTGTATGCGGCGGTCAAGGGCACGACAACTCAAGCCGCGAACACCAGCGTCAGTATCAGTCGTTTCTTGTTCACCGGTACGAATTCGACCTGGGGTAGTGCGAATTGGGATAGCGCGAACTGGGACTCGGCGAACTGGGACAGCGCGAATTGGGATAGCGCCGCGTGGGGCACGGCGAATTGGGATAGTGATCATTGGGGACCATGAGTTCAAAACACCCGTGATATGATGCTGCTCCGGTTGAACTAGTACTGGAGCAGCATTCCCTATTTTCAACACCGTCGCCAAAATCATAAATTCATCCGCGAATAACGCGAACCCTGGCACTTGCGTTCCCGCCAGGGCAAGTGTAACGCGAATGAATTTAAAAATTGGCGGAGATTCGCGTTATGCGCGGATAAAAAAACGGGCGAAAACAATTTGGCGAAGGTAACGAGCAAGGAGTGAAATGTCACGGCGCGCATGGATTTTTGTGTGCAGTGTAATACTTGTCGGTGGCGTCTTTGGAGGCAGCGCTCTTTTGAATCGCGCCGCTTCTCCTAAATCGTGGGATGCGTTTGCCTTTTTAGCGCTGTGCGCCACCTTGTCCCAGTTATACAAATCCATTTTTAAGAGCACACCCAAGTCCGAAACAGAAGGCAACATTAGCTTCAGCCCCGTGTTGATTTTTCTATCGGCGGGCGCTTTCCTGCTTCCCACCGCGGATTTTGTATTGCTGGTGTTCATCCCCCACATCATCGAATGGATCAAGGCGCGTGTACAGAATAGCACGAGTCTGCGCGCGTGGTACATCCAACCTTTCAATATCGCGAATCATATTTGTTGCGGGCTAGTCGCTCAACAAATCTATCAATTCAGCCCCGCGCTTTTTTCAACCGACATAGCGCCAGCGAGACCCATTGCGGCTTTAGTGGCGCTGATCGTCTATGTGACCCTTAACCAGCTCTTGGTTGGTCTTGCCGTCGTCTTGGCGCGCGGTTCGACTTGGAAGAATACCGGCATGTTGCAGTGGAACACATTGATGCCGGATTTCATGTTGCTCTGCCTGGGTTATCCGCTTGCTTTGTTATGGGAACAAAATCCTTGGTACAGTCTTTTTGCCCTCTCGCCGCTACTGTTAATTCAGCGCGCGCTTAGCGTGCCCCAATTGCAAAAAGAGGCGCGGGTAGACGCCAAAACTGGGTTGTGGAATGCCGCGCATTTTTCCCGCTTGTTTACATTGGAGATGGAGCGGGCAATCCGATTTGCGCGCCCGCTTTCCGTCATTATGTCAGACCTCGATCTGCTGCGTAACGTCAACAACACGTATGGTCATCTCGCCGGGGATACCGTTTTGGCAAGCATTAGCCAGGTGATCCGCCAAATTGTGCGTGAATATGATATTGCCGGCAGATTCGGCGGCGAAGAATTTATAGTGGCGTTACCCGAAACGGAACACGCGGAGGCAATCGCGATTGCAGAACGCCTACGCGAGAATATTGCCAAGACCGCGATTCCGGTGAGCACGAGTCCTACTCCGATCTACGTCACAATGAGTTTTGGGATTGCTTCCTATCCTGCCGATGCCACCAACACAAAGGAGCTGATTCACCAAGCCGACATTGCCGTGTACCAAGCTAAACTCAAAGGACGCAATTGTGTCGTGTCCATCACCGATGTGCCGCGCTCGATCAGATTGGAAAACATGTCTTCCGAAAACCGGTTAGCCGCAACGGATGCCCCGCCGTCATCTCCGACTGTCAATCCGTCAATCGTCGAACCGGAGAAACCAGCCATCAAAAAATATTCTGAATTCTTGATGCGTAAGCGCAGACCGATTCCACACCGCTTTGAATGGATCGCCCCTTTCGTCGGGACGATCATCCTGAGCGGAATACTGATCACCGTATTCGGACTAGTCCAGCATCAGACCTTTGACCTGACGCTCGTGGCGATTCTCGTTGGAGCCGGCGCGCTTGCCGAGTGGTTAGAAGTGGGCATGTACGGCGACAGCACATTTTCAGTTTCGGTCACGATTGTCTTTGCGGCGATCTTCCTAAGCGGATTTGTCGGATTGGTGTGTGTGAGCGCCGCCATTGTGATCGCCCATTACATCAGGAATCGCGATATCGAAATCTACAAGCCCGTGTTCAATTGGGCAACCCATGTTCTCGCCGGACTGATTCCACTCTATGGAATCTCTTTATTTCAAATTCCAATTGTCTGGGACAATTTTATCGGATTGACTTTTCTGACCCTCATCACCGCGCTGGGGTATTACATCGTCGAATCGGGTCTTGTCAGCTTCGCCATCGGCTTGTCCGAAAAGAGCAATATTTTCATCACATGGCGCGGGCAGTTCGGTTGGACCTCCTTGTTCTATGTTGCCATGTGCCTGATTGGGCTGTTTATGGCTATCTTGTACAACGACCTCAAAGGAATCCTGGGCATCTTTGTATTTGCGCTGCCGATGGTGCTGATCCATTATGCGCAACGACAATACATCGAACGCACTCAGGCAGGTGCGCGTGAATTAGAGCGCATGAACAAAGAACTTACGCTTGCCAACCATAAACTGCTCCACGCCAGTCTGCATATCGAACAACTGAACGACGAGTTGTTTGTCACGCTCGCGAAAATCATTGATGCGCGCGATCCGCTCGTGTTGAATCATGCGATCAAGGTCGCCGAATACGCCACGGTCATCGCGCGGGAAATGAAATTGCCGCCCGCGCGGATTGAAAGACTCCGGCAAGCGGCGTTGCTGCATGATATCGGCAAGATTGGTATTTCGGAGCAAATTCTAAAAAAACCCGCGCGACTCACTGGTTTGGAGTACGAATCGGTCAAGACCCATACGACCTTGGGCAGCGAATTACTTGCCGCCAGCCAAAGCTTGCGGCACTTGGCGCCGTTTGTGCGCCATCATCATGAATGGTGGAACGGCAAGGGCTACCCCGATCAACTGTTGGGGGGACAGACCCCGATCGAGGCGCGCATCATTGCCGTAGCCGATGCCATCGAATCCATGGCGTCAGACCGCACCTATCATCGCGCGCTAAAACTCGACGAAATCATTGACGAAATAAGTCGCCATGCCGGGACCCAATTCGATCCATCCATTGCGGACCTGTTTATCCAAATCCTGAAGCGCGATGGAAG
This genomic interval from Chloroflexota bacterium contains the following:
- a CDS encoding diguanylate cyclase; this encodes MLVFIPHIIEWIKARVQNSTSLRAWYIQPFNIANHICCGLVAQQIYQFSPALFSTDIAPARPIAALVALIVYVTLNQLLVGLAVVLARGSTWKNTGMLQWNTLMPDFMLLCLGYPLALLWEQNPWYSLFALSPLLLIQRALSVPQLQKEARVDAKTGLWNAAHFSRLFTLEMERAIRFARPLSVIMSDLDLLRNVNNTYGHLAGDTVLASISQVIRQIVREYDIAGRFGGEEFIVALPETEHAEAIAIAERLRENIAKTAIPVSTSPTPIYVTMSFGIASYPADATNTKELIHQADIAVYQAKLKGRNCVVSITDVPRSIRLENMSSENRLAATDAPPSSPTVNPSIVEPEKPAIKKYSEFLMRKRRPIPHRFEWIAPFVGTIILSGILITVFGLVQHQTFDLTLVAILVGAGALAEWLEVGMYGDSTFSVSVTIVFAAIFLSGFVGLVCVSAAIVIAHYIRNRDIEIYKPVFNWATHVLAGLIPLYGISLFQIPIVWDNFIGLTFLTLITALGYYIVESGLVSFAIGLSEKSNIFITWRGQFGWTSLFYVAMCLIGLFMAILYNDLKGILGIFVFALPMVLIHYAQRQYIERTQAGARELERMNKELTLANHKLLHASLHIEQLNDELFVTLAKIIDARDPLVLNHAIKVAEYATVIAREMKLPPARIERLRQAALLHDIGKIGISEQILKKPARLTGLEYESVKTHTTLGSELLAASQSLRHLAPFVRHHHEWWNGKGYPDQLLGGQTPIEARIIAVADAIESMASDRTYHRALKLDEIIDEISRHAGTQFDPSIADLFIQILKRDGSILVVNSTTQNRRANEKPSPSTGLPFTDPGLA
- a CDS encoding GGDEF domain-containing protein, which gives rise to MNVLAEGLVIAGACILLGAMIPVRQLVAQLPSGQVRRRWYTLTALILVFIAGYVGYIAVFWELATTWLDLIVPGVFFLGAGFVWLVSTLSLQTAMDVRRVALLEHENITDPLTGIYNRRYLDRRLNEEFARARRYASPLSVLLLDIDRFKHVNDTYGHPVGDLVLNYLGKLLLHAIRESDILARYGGEEFLLIAANTTASTAIALAERLRQHVETHALVLTSEPSQRQEIRISVSIGVASLSHQVFDSTELLVNADQALYCAKQAGRNRVSLYHADALVTVSYESTA
- a CDS encoding S8 family peptidase, which produces MRTTRRFTINWGKSTRILVLFMLMAVASFTVSTPHTAALSRLQPILARYAAESPDMQIGIIVQKSTQDAKVEPIVTRLGGTVSQDLSLIKGFSAQLKAKDVLELAKADGIRWISFDAPMRASGGPTKTKFTTWATKIGAAVRNGFTNSANILSPVGINKTYGSGANVKGSFGGFMPEYTPGVVITKVEVVFRVYVSAALASAETPKITPYVAGVAGSTVTVPATLFSQHIGVNAVGTKYVDITSTRAWKWSDFAAAKNTEILIDQSSVAKSHTIYYDAVGLRLTTNAGTTDTTSPLTMTASADGGTVDTGVLSNVYNQAVRATNVWNEAPYYKGANVTVAVIDSGNFKTNAIGSRLIGEINFNATEHTANDQYGHGTFVTGLVADDGVVSGGKYMGIAPKVNIMGLRVSDDNGMALESDVVNALQWVYNNKATYNIKVVNLSMNSSVWQSYNTSALDAACEILWFNKIVVVVSAGNNGTSTLYPPANDPFVITVGSVDDKATVVLTDDAIATFSAYGTDEAGNVKPDLVAPGKNLIAYLPDNGSLAIAALHPENRVDNYYFRMSGTSTSTPLVSGAVALMLEANPGLTPDQVKYRLKATANKTWAGYIATKAGAGYLDVYAAVKGTTTQAANTSVSISRFLFTGTNSTWGSANWDSANWDSANWDSANWDSAAWGTANWDSDHWGP
- a CDS encoding S8 family peptidase, with product MKPTLRFTINWGKRRGLVRSALLLVALLCLATTGATGIPLISAPTNATAVPVNVQPILTKYASENPDSLVSVIVQKTGADTRAEELVTRLGGRVTTDLSIINGFAAELQAKDVARLAHVEGVRQISLDAVMTSTTCTQCIDTATLANAYIRAIGADKVWNKSPYLQGQGIGVAVVDSGINPNGDLYTVLGKNRQIANVRFNTDYNQNTSDGYGHGTHVSSIVGGDGSESGGKYIGVAPMVNIINVKVSNDNGSAMTKNVVQGLQWVLANKAKYNIRVVNLSLNSSVAESYHTSPLAAAVEILWFNKIVVVASAGNQGKGAIYPPANDPFVITVGATDDKGTNSISDDVVTSFSAYGTTGDGVVKPDLVAPGANIVARLVNSNMGLAKAHPANKVANGVYFRMSGTSMSAPIVSGAIALLLQDEPNLTPDQVKYRLKATANNKWAGYNATKAGAGYLDIDAAVNGTSTQSANSGITISRFLFTGTNKTWGSANWDSANWDSANWDSANWDSASWDSANWDSDYWGP
- a CDS encoding diguanylate cyclase is translated as MTKRAWVYVIGWILAGGILSVWAFQASAQSALPVPTFFAFLLLATLAQFLKVPAPNHQLYYLNTIFLFASALLLSPIGFVSIVVLSLSIQWLKERLTGSPHLRKWYLQPFNMSTHIICGLVSSRLVLALISIDAPILSSTSVIAALVGALIYTLINHLAIGSALVLARGVSWRESGILEIENLLMDYVGLCMGYMLFVIWKIDAGLMAPTLAPLILVYRALSIPGLKKEAQTDGKTGLLNALYFNKLFIAEIDRAENLEHPLSVIMADLDLLRNINNSYGHLAGDAVLAGVAKIIREQSRKYDLTGRFGGEEFCIALPETSLEEATAIAERIRKTIESTAFRLNENAPPINVTMSFGIACFPQDANTANELIHQADVAVYQAKLQGRNCVVRSANVPHSVKLEMPGVENRLETGNNSIYIPKPTPIQVARRITASKPVGNGTKTVPAKGRSVSWLGYLVGGVVGVAVLVSIGGMYIQPRPDPMIVFLLMIMAGITQLPQLKNLTGDSSISVSVGINFAAAVILGIPGVIFTSATIAVAHRVFRWNVKKGLWPVIYKTAYNWAIHVLAALAPAVASTLLPSRFEISGLIISLGMMVLAAIIYFGVETGLLVAAISVEKSTPALPIWKEECAWLAPQYVVLCLIGFFLGVAYDFQGNVGILVFTIPVLMMYYSQKEYIDRTEKGALELRRMNQELSGANSRVLQANVAIREMNEELLVAFAKMIDARDPYVSGHSAQVAEYATALANELGFDEEHIARVRQAAIFHDIGKIGISEKILHKPARLDGPEYEYIKKHVVIGAQFLETCKGLRYLVPVIKAHHEWWDGNGYPDHLVGEQIPLDGRILAVCDAVEAMASDRPYHRALPLETIIAEIERCAGTQFDPQVVDAFIRVARHEGGKLVVNSARTVSARADVLAVPAILENYWQVAP